In one Silene latifolia isolate original U9 population chromosome 10, ASM4854445v1, whole genome shotgun sequence genomic region, the following are encoded:
- the LOC141608852 gene encoding WAT1-related protein At4g08300-like: MGGVLERFKPHILMGLVQVGYTILFLITGAAFKHGMNPHVYITYRQIICTLVMFPFAYVLERDVRPKLTAKMFGEIFLLALLGVGLALNLFFASLTYTSPTFVTAMLNSVASLTFVFALLLRLETVALRQPRGLAKVFGTLISLAGIMLMAFYKGSIIPNVSQPLVPIQQKTVIQQNWLKGSPITIAGCVALSLFYILQTYTLIRYPAQLSLTTWISAVGAVQTTVFTATIVRDPGLWRLGFNIDLWTAIYGGVFGSGLIIYIQLWCNKEKGPVFVTVFSPLSTILVAVTSFFILSEKLYIGSVIGAVVVIVGTYLFLWGKQEQKPKANTAQLPMTVP; encoded by the exons ATGGGGGGAGTTTTAGAAAGATTTAAGCCACATATACTGATGGGTTTAGTACAAGTTGGGTATACCATATTGTTCTTAATCACCGGAGCAGCTTTCAAACatgggatgaatccccatgtttACATCACCTACAGGCAAATCATTTGCACTTTAGTCATGTTCCCTTTTGCCTACGTTCTTGAAAG GGATGTGAGACCAAAGTTGACCGCAAAAATGTTTGGTGAAATCTTCCTACTTGCTCTTCTTGG GGTTGGATTGGCGTTGAACTTATTCTTCGCCAGCTTGACGTACACCTCTCCGACCTTTGTCACGGCTATGTTGAATTCTGTTGCATCTCTAACCTTTGTCTTCGCACTACTACTAAG GTTGGAGACTGTTGCGTTGAGACAGCCTAGAGGGCTTGCGAAGGTTTTCGGAACACTAATTTCCCTAGCTGGTATCATGTTGATGGCGTTCTACAAGGGATCAATCATTCCGAACGTTAGCCAGCCTCTGGTGCCCATCCAGCAGAAAACAGTCATACAACAGAACTGGCTCAAAGGTTCTCCCATCACCATTGCCGGCTGCGTGGCGTTGTCCCTTTTCTATATCCTTCAG ACATACACTCTGATAAGGTATCCGGCGCAACTGTCACTTACAACCTGGATAAGTGCAGTAGGGGCAGTCCAGACAACCGTGTTCACGGCTACTATAGTGCGTGACCCAGGTTTGTGGAGACTCGGATTCAACATCGATCTCTGGACTGCAATCTACGGG GGtgttttcgggtcgggtctaATAATATATATACAACTCTGGTGCAACAAAGAAAAGGGACCGGTATTCGTGACTGTGTTCAGTCCACTATCAACAATTCTAGTTGCAGTTACATCGTTTTTCATCCTCTCTGAAAAGCTTTACATTGGCAGCGTAATAGGGGCAGTGGTTGTTATTGTTGGCACGTACCTCTTCCTTTGGGGTAAGCAAGAACAGAAGCCAAAAGCCAACACCGCGCAGCTGCCGATGACTGTTCCTTAG
- the LOC141608853 gene encoding uncharacterized protein LOC141608853 has product MKKPNLDNLERERICHLLLEKTNDGKLKHGAMNEVAAQFGVCRKTVTKLWKQAKMQHAAGHGISVNSKLKGRQMPKRKVFDTNKLESIELLERTTQEGVSKGMGVSQSTLSRWVKADLIDSHTNAIKPLLSDKNKLERLIYCLSHLHYDKHTKQFIFKDQSNVIHIDEKWFFITKPSQRFYVGKKERRPFRCTQSKRFITNVMFMCAVSRPKYAENKEVICDGKIGIWPFVMEVPAKRKSKNRTAGTLETKNIESITKKVTKEMLISNVLPAIKAKWQDNTSKNVLIQQDNARPHITNVPEYAPSTNMDEDFTRHANEDGWNIQLTCQPPNSPDLNVLDLGFFRAIQALQQKEKANTLQQLVDNVMQAYEQLEAIKLNYVFITLQACMMEIMQLKGGIDYPIPHMHKSKLAAQGLLPEYLTANTELVKNCIQYVTNLGYASSISELVDEINSAENELELTEHAGCVMTQQAK; this is encoded by the exons ATGAAAAAACCAAATCTAGATAACTTGGAAAGAGAAAGAATCTGTCATCTTTTACTAGAAAAAACCAATGATGGAAAACTAAAACATGGGGCAATGAATGAAGTTGCAGCACAGTTTGGCGTATGCAGAAAAACAGTTACCAAACTTTGGAAACAGGCTAAGATGCAACATGCAGCAGGTCATGGGATCAGTGTAAATAGCAAGCTCAAAGGAAGACAAATGCCAAAAAGAAAGGTGTTTGACACGAATAAACTAGAGAGCATTGAGTTACTAGAGAGGACAACTCAGGAAGGAGTAAGCAAAGGGATGGGTGTTAGTCAATCAACACTGAGCAGATGGGTCAAGGCTGATCTCATAGATTCACATACAAATGCAATCAAACCTCTTTTATCAGATAAGAACAAACTTGAACGATTAATTTATTGTCTTTCACACCTTCATTATGATAAACACACAAAACAATTTATTTTCAAGGATCAAAGTAATGTGATTCACATAGATGAAAAATGGTTTTTTATTACAAAACCAAGTCAAAGGTTTTATGTAGGAAAAAAAGAAAGGAGACCTTTTAGATGTACCCAATCAAAAAGATTCATAACTAATGTTATGTTTATGTGTGCGGTATCAAGACCTAAATATGCTGAAAATAAAGAAGTAATTTGTGATGGCAAAATTGGTATATGGCCATTTGTAATGGAGGTACCAGCTAAGAGGAAATCAAAAAACAGAACTGCAGGCACATTAGAAACAAAGAATATAGAGTCAATAACTAAGAAAGTAACAAAAGAAATGTTGATTTCTAATGTGCTGCCTGCTATTAAGGCTAAATGGCAGGATAATACTAGTAAGAATGTTCTGATACAGCAAGATAATGCAAGACCCCATATAActaatgttccgg aatatgccccatcaactaaCATGGATGAAGATTTTACAAGGCATGCTAATGAAGATGGGTGGAACATTCAACTAACTTGTCAGCCTCCAAATTCTCCAGACTTAAATGTTCTTGATTTGGGGTTTTTCAGAGCCATTCAGGCACTTCAGCAAAAGGAAAAAGCAAACACACTACAGCAACTTGTTGACAATGTTATGCAAGCTTATGAACAGTTAGAAGCAATTAAACTTAACTATGTGTTCATTACTTTGCAGGCATGTATGATGGAGATAATGCAACTCAAAGGTGGGATTGACTATCCTATACCTCATATGCACAAATCAAAACTAGCAGCACAAGGTTTATTACCTGAATATCTAACTGCTAACACAGAACTGGTGAAAAATTGCATACAATATGTAACAAATCTTGGTTATGCAAGTAGTATAAGTGAACTCGTAGATGAAATTAATAGTGCAGAAAATGAATTGGAACTAACAGAGCATGCGGGTTGCGTAATGACCCAACAGGCCAAATGA
- the LOC141609511 gene encoding transcription factor MYB14-like, with amino-acid sequence MGRSPCCDKVGLKRGPWTPQEDQILVSFIQQHGHSNWRALPKEAGLLRCGKSCRLRWINYLKPDVKRGNFTKEEEDTIIQLHEMMGNRWSAIAARLPGRTDNEIKNVWHTHLKKRLNKQNTTIKSQAKVTMPKNVANSHTTSNSSVTSEETPNSSQQSYFSDDFSTITEVSSVQTMPKNIANVTDVQEYEMDELPIIDETFWSPQEILYDDISMDFAFLNTSTIQDEKILGEFNDFSSMYMGNGLGLEAESVDFWLDIFVRAGGAPDLPEF; translated from the exons ATGGGAAGATCACCATGTTGTGACAAAGTAGGTCTAAAGAGAGGTCCATGGACTCCTCAAGAAGATCAAATCTTGGTTTCTTTTATTCAACAACATGGTCATAGTAATTGGCGTGCCCTCCCTAAAGAAGCTG GTTTGTTGAGATGTGGGAAGAGTTGTAGATTGCGTTGGATAAATTATTTAAAGCCAGATGTTAAGAGGGGAAACTTTACTAAAGAAGAAGAGGATACTATTATTCAACTTCATGAAATGATGGGAAACAG GTGGTCAGCTATAGCAGCAAGACTTCCAGGACGAACAGATAACGAAATAAAAAACGTGTGGCACACCCACTTGAAAAAAAGACTCAACAagcaaaatacaacaattaaatcCCAAGCCAAAGTGACAATGCCAAAAAATGTTGCTAATAGTCACACAACTTCTAACTCGAGTGTGACGAGTGAAGAGACGCCAAATTCGTCTCAACAATCGTATTTTAGCGATGATTTTTCGACAATTACGGAGGTATCAAGCGTACAAACAATGCCTAAGAACATTGCAAATGTTACGGAcgtacaagagtatgaaatggatgAACTTCCGATTATTGATGAGACATTTTGGTCGCCACAAGAAATTTTATATGACGATATTAGCATGGATTTTGCGTTTCTAAATACGAGTACTATCCAAGACGAGAAGATATTGGGAGAGTTCAATGATTTTTCGTCGATGTATATGGGAAATGGACTAGGTCTTGAAGCGGAGAGTGTCGATTTTTGGTTGGATATTTTTGTTAGAGCTGGTGGTGCTCCGGATTTGCCAGAGTTTTAA
- the LOC141606833 gene encoding actin-depolymerizing factor: MAFRGGNASSGMGVAEHCKNTYMELQRKKVHRYVVFKIDEKKKEVVVEKTGGPAESYDDFLESLPDNDCRYAVYDYDFVTAENCQKSKIFFIAWSPSVSRIRSKMLYATSKDRFRRELQGIHYEIQATDPTEVDLEVLQERAN; encoded by the exons ATGGCTTTCAGAGGA GGTAATGCTTCATCGGGCATGGGAGTTGCTGAGCACTgcaaaaacacatacatggaactACAAAGGAAGAAGGTGCATCGATATGTGGTGTTCAAGATCGATGAGAAGAAGAAGGAAGTAGTTGTCGAAAAGACCGGAGGACCCGCTGAGAGTTATGATGATTTCCTTGAATCGTTGCCTGATAATGATTGTCGCTATGCTGTTTATGATTATGACTTTGTGACTGCTGAGAACTGCCAGAAGAGCAAAATATTTTTCATAGCCTG GTCTCCATCAGTATCCCGAATACGCTCCAAGATGCTCTATGCTACATCTAAGGACAGATTCAGGAGGGAGCTCCAAGGAATCCACTACGAAATTCAGGCCACTGATCCAACTGAGGTGGATCTCGAGGTGCTCCAAGAACGAGCCAACTGA